A region of Arabidopsis thaliana chromosome 5, partial sequence DNA encodes the following proteins:
- a CDS encoding PRLI-interacting factor, with protein sequence MNDQSKLMNPPPPQQMIGQPPPQQRMNPPPPSQVPRIMNQSPLLGQSHPIMGMNQQPPQVMMNSNQPMMMNPRNFNLNQSLSSEYQQNLAPNNFGSKMSRNNWKGKKITSDKRPMMEQQQQQIRRMHNSGIPMYNPQQLPGSGSIQVGAGGYKPPTLNELQSQNRLKTRKFYPKKKYGNRYVPYAPRNTTSFIIRAKKSGGIAELVSPCPVTPAVLPTPMFSPSREVLGDMAKEEWGVDGYGSMKGLIRLRADGNELEPYEEDDEDEGGSSESDVEEHVEVERRLDHDLSRFEMIYPNYGGSEYNNVLENRVDDQDSHIAQLEEENLTLKERLFLMERELGDMRRRLQYLERRDMVAQDANEEVVENESESDGDDTGGSDARTSGETKENHVAAEDVCMQDVAARDNEAVVKENNNNSKSVDEVKANKQSVGVGSSGESKPEGKEKAETEFREVSGEQCEEDNQGVVGMDQSKENEMAIEKLEDASENDSAGKQ encoded by the coding sequence ATGAACGATCAATCTAAGCTGATGAATCCGCCACCTCCACAGCAGATGATTGGTCAGCCTCCACCGCAACAGAGGATGAATCCGCCGCCGCCGTCACAGGTACCACGGATTATGAACCAGAGTCCGTTATTAGGCCAATCTCATCCGATTATGGGAATGAATCAGCAGCCACCACAGGTTATGATGAACAGCAATCAGCCAATGATGATGAATCCACGCAACTTTAACCTTAACCAGAGTTTGAGTTCCGAGTATCAGCAGAATCTTGCTCCTAATAACTTTGGTTCGAAAATGAGTCGGAACAATTGGAAAGGGAAGAAGATTACAAGTGACAAGAGGCCAATGATggagcagcagcagcagcaaatTAGGAGGATGCATAACTCTGGGATTCCTATGTATAACCCTCAGCAACTTCCTGGTTCTGGTAGTATTCAGGTTGGTGCTGGTGGTTACAAGCCGCCGACTTTGAATGAGCTGCAGTCTCAGAATAGGTTAAAGACGAGGAAGTTTTATCCGAAGAAGAAGTATGGTAACCGATATGTTCCTTATGCGCCGAGGAACACGACTTCGTTTATTATCAGGGCGAAGAAATCTGGTGGAATTGCTGAGTTGGTGTCTCCATGCCCTGTGACACCGGCGGTGTTGCCTACGCCAATGTTCTCGCCGTCTAGGGAGGTGTTGGGTGATATGGCGAAGGAGGAGTGGGGGGTTGATGGTTATGGCTCTATGAAAGGGCTGATTAGGCTGAGAGCTGATGGGAATGAGTTGGAACCTTAtgaggaggatgatgaagatgaaggaggGTCGAGTGAGAGTGATGTGGAGGAGCATGTTGAGGTTGAGAGGAGATTGGATCATGATTTGAGTCGGTTTGAGATGATTTATCCGAATTATGGTGGTTCTGAGTATAACAATGTTTTGGAAAACCGAGTGGATGATCAGGATAGCCATATTGCTCAACTGGAGGAAGAGAATTTAACTTTGAAGGAAAGGTTGTTTTTGATGGAAAGGGAGTTAGGTGACATGAGGAGAAGATTACAGTATCTCGAGAGGCGGGATATGGTTGCTCAAGATGCTAACGAGGAGGTTGTGGAGAATGAGTCTGaaagtgatggtgatgatacAGGGGGATCTGATGCTCGTACTAGTGGTGAAACAAAGGAGAACCATGTAGCTGCAGAAGATGTTTGTATGCAGGATGTTGCGGCAAGGGATAATGAGGCTGTGGTGAAggaaaacaacaataacagcAAGAGCGTGGATGAAGTGAAAGCGAACAAACAATCGGTTGGTGTGGGAAGTTCTGGGGAAAGTAAACCTGAAGGTAAGGAAAAAGCTGAGACAGAGTTTCGGGAAGTTTCAGGGGAACAATGTGAGGAAGACAACCAAGGTGTGGTTGGTATGGATCAAAGTAAGGAAAATGAAATGGCAATTGAG